Proteins encoded together in one Telopea speciosissima isolate NSW1024214 ecotype Mountain lineage chromosome 6, Tspe_v1, whole genome shotgun sequence window:
- the LOC122663966 gene encoding pentatricopeptide repeat-containing protein At5g08305-like, protein MLALKQIYALIITFGLSEGESFMSRVLSFSAVSDSGDIHYSNQVFRQLSNPTIFNWNTIIRGYSRSKNPNRSVSIFIEMLRAGVSPDHLTFPFLAKASARLSSLQHGVAVHNCIAKTGFEFDRFVRNSLIHMYGSCGEIITARQLFDEMPQKNLVSWNAMVDGYAKCGDLVAARETFELMSERDVVSWSSLIDGYVKSGDHREALSLFERMHLLGPKANDVTMVSVLCACAHLGALEQGRRMHHYVNDSALPLSLALRTSLVDMYAKCGAIDEALAVFHGVPVEQTDVLIWNAMIGGLATHGLVIESLELFKVMQSWGISPDEITYLCLLSACAHGGLVEEAWHFFNSLSTRGMTPKSEHYACMVDVLGRAGRLDKAFKFLDKMSVEPNASTLGALLSGCRMHGRLDLAEEVGRKLIELEPDHDGRYVGLSNIYAVARRWDDARTLREAMEKRGVKKSPGCSFVEVGRTLHKFIAHDKAHPQSVEIYLVLNNIAELMKLDGDNQTQEYNYKTVEDG, encoded by the coding sequence ATGTTAGCATTGAAGCAAATCTATGCTTTAATCATCACTTTTGGCCTCTCAGAAGGTGAGTCTTTCATGTCGAGGGTCCTTTCTTTCTCTGCGGTCTCTGATTCTGGTGACATCCATTACTCAAATCAGGTCTTTCGTCAGCTTTCCAATCCAACCATCTTCAATTGGAATACTATTATAAGGGGTTACTCAAGAAGCAAGAATCCAAATCGGTCTGTCTCCATTTTTATTGAAATGTTGAGGGCAGGAGTTTCACCTGATCATCTAACTTTCCCCTTTCTAGCAAAGGCATCGGCCCGTTTGTCATCATTGCAGCATGGTGTGGCAGTGCATAATTGCATTGCTAAGACTGGGTTTGAGTTTGATCGGTTTGTTCGGAATTCTTTGATTCATATGTATGGTTCCTGTGGGGAAATAATTACTGCCCGGCAgttgtttgatgaaatgccacAAAAGAACTTGGTCTCATGGAATGCCATGGTTGATGGATATGCAAAGTGTGGTGATTTGGTTGCTGCCCGGGAAACCTTTGAATTGATGTCTGAGCGGGATGTTGTATCTTGGAGCTCTTTGATTGATGGGTATGTCAAGAGTGGGGACCATAGGGAGGCCTTAAGTCTCTTTGAAAGAATGCATCTTCTAGGGCCAAAAGCCAATGACGTTACCATGGTAAGCGTGTTGTGTGCTTGTGCCCATTTAGGTGCCCTCGAACAGGGGAGAAGGATGCACCATTATGTGAATGATAGTGCATTGCCTTTGAGTCTTGCTTTGCGGACTTCCCTGGTGGACATGTATGCAAAATGTGGTGCCATTGATGAGGCTCTGGCAGTTTTCCATGGGGTACCAGTGGAGCAAACAGATGTCTTAATTTGGAATGCAATGATTGGAGGACTTGCTACACACGGATTGGTTATAGAATCGTTGGAATTGTTTAAAGTGATGCAGTCTTGGGGGATCTCCCCAGACGAGATCACTTATCTATGCTTATTGAGTGCATGCGCTCATGGAGGGTTAGTGGAGGAAGCTTGGCACTTCTTTAATTCACTTAGTACTCGTGGCATGACACCTAAGAGTGAACATTATGCTTGCATGGTGGATGTTCTTGGACGTGCAGGTCGATTAGATAAGGCATTCAAGTTTTTAGATAAAATGTCTGTGGAACCAaatgcttccactttgggtGCTTTACTTAGCGGATGTAGGATGCATGGAAGATTGGATCTTGcagaagaagttggaaggaaGCTTATTGAATTGGAGCCGGATCACGATGGTCGATATGTTGGTTTGTCAAATATCTATGCAGTTGCTAGGCGGTGGGATGATGCTAGAACATTGAGAGAAGCCATGGAGAAGAGGGGCGTTAAGAAGTCCCCAGGATGTAGCTTTGTTGAGGTTGGGAGGACTCTGCATAAGTTCATTGCTCATGATAAAGCACATCCTCAATCAGTAGAAATATATTTGGTGTTGAATAATATTGCTGAACTGATGAAATTGGATGGTGATAATCAAACTCAGGAATATAATTACAAAACTGTAGAAGATGGATGA